The following proteins are encoded in a genomic region of Streptomyces sp. NBC_01723:
- a CDS encoding F0F1 ATP synthase subunit B: protein MNSALVLLAAEGEKENPLIPPWPEVVIGLIAFVIVFGFLAKKLLPNINKVLEERREAIEGGIEKAEAAQTEAQSVLEQYKAQLAEARHEAARLRQEAQEQGATLIAEMRAEGQRQREEIIAAGHAQIQADRKAAASALRQDVGKLATDLAGKLVGESLEDHARQSRVIDRFLDELDDKATKAEATR, encoded by the coding sequence GTGAACTCCGCCCTGGTACTTCTGGCGGCTGAGGGTGAGAAGGAGAACCCCCTCATCCCGCCGTGGCCGGAAGTCGTCATCGGCCTCATCGCTTTCGTCATCGTCTTCGGCTTCCTCGCCAAGAAGCTGCTCCCGAACATCAACAAGGTTCTGGAAGAGCGTCGCGAGGCCATCGAGGGCGGTATCGAGAAGGCCGAGGCCGCGCAGACCGAGGCCCAGAGCGTCCTTGAGCAGTACAAGGCCCAGCTCGCCGAGGCCCGTCACGAGGCCGCGCGCCTGCGCCAGGAGGCGCAGGAGCAGGGCGCCACGCTCATCGCCGAGATGCGCGCGGAAGGCCAGCGGCAGCGTGAGGAGATCATCGCCGCCGGTCACGCCCAGATCCAGGCCGACCGCAAGGCCGCCGCGTCCGCGCTGCGCCAGGACGTCGGCAAGCTGGCCACCGACCTGGCCGGCAAGCTCGTCGGCGAGTCCCTCGAGGACCACGCCCGCCAGAGCCGCGTCATCGACCGCTTCCTGGACGAGCTGGACGACAAGGCGACGAAGGCAGAGGCAACCCGATGA